In Streptomyces qaidamensis, one DNA window encodes the following:
- a CDS encoding phospholipase has product MRLSAGAAVAAVAAALLTAAPAHAAPADKPEVLSRWTQTSASSYQSWNAARQNQAAWAAYGFDWSTDYCTTSPDNPYGYPFALSCARHDFGYRNYKAAGQFAANKDRLDSAFYADLKRVCAAYSGERRTECDSLATLYYEAVRILGLQDAETGKAA; this is encoded by the coding sequence ATGCGTCTTTCGGCCGGTGCGGCTGTGGCCGCGGTGGCCGCCGCACTTCTCACCGCGGCTCCCGCGCATGCCGCTCCGGCCGACAAACCGGAAGTCTTGTCCAGATGGACGCAGACCAGTGCCTCCAGCTATCAGTCGTGGAACGCCGCTCGGCAGAATCAGGCGGCCTGGGCGGCGTACGGATTCGACTGGTCCACCGACTACTGCACCACGTCCCCTGACAATCCCTACGGGTATCCGTTCGCGCTGTCCTGCGCCCGGCACGACTTCGGTTATCGCAACTACAAGGCCGCCGGCCAGTTCGCCGCGAACAAGGACCGTCTGGACAGCGCCTTCTACGCGGATCTGAAGCGGGTGTGCGCCGCCTACAGCGGTGAGCGCCGCACCGAGTGCGACAGCCTCGCGACGCTGTACTACGAAGCGGTCCGGATCCTCGGGCTGCAGGACGCGGAGACCGGCAAGGCCGCCTGA
- a CDS encoding SCO3242 family prenyltransferase has product MPRSPFPQTGSVGPAAWAELVRAPAALTVPGDVIAGAVSARRPLGRRVVGLAAASTCLYWAGMALNDYADREIDARERSHRPVPSGRVRPGTALALAAAGTAGGLGLAALSGGRRSLCTAVPLAALVWAYDLSLKSTPLGPAAMAGARALDVLLGATAPGPGTEAALRRALRPAALMAAHTGAVTVLSRHEVEGAHPALPAAALAVTAAITAAAAAPRVAPPHATPHNAPAPSSHPPRAARRPLFGTPAHGASAVLAGLYGVVAGAAQYAAVRDPRPDRVQLAVRGGIHAMVPLQASLTARAGAVAAAASVSALLPLARRLGRRVAVT; this is encoded by the coding sequence TTGCCCCGCTCGCCCTTCCCCCAGACCGGCTCCGTCGGCCCCGCGGCCTGGGCGGAACTGGTCCGTGCCCCGGCCGCGTTGACAGTCCCGGGGGACGTGATCGCCGGCGCGGTGTCGGCCCGCCGGCCTCTGGGCCGTCGCGTCGTGGGGCTCGCCGCCGCGTCCACGTGCCTGTACTGGGCCGGAATGGCCCTCAACGACTATGCCGACCGGGAGATCGACGCCCGCGAGCGGTCGCACCGGCCCGTCCCGTCCGGGAGGGTGCGGCCGGGCACGGCCCTGGCCCTGGCGGCTGCCGGCACGGCGGGCGGGCTGGGGCTGGCCGCACTGTCCGGCGGACGCCGCTCGCTGTGCACCGCCGTGCCGCTGGCCGCCCTGGTCTGGGCGTACGACCTGTCGCTGAAGTCCACGCCGCTCGGGCCCGCCGCCATGGCCGGGGCACGGGCTCTGGACGTCCTGCTGGGGGCCACCGCGCCCGGCCCCGGGACGGAGGCGGCACTGCGCCGGGCGCTGCGGCCCGCGGCGCTCATGGCTGCGCACACCGGTGCCGTCACGGTGCTCAGCCGGCACGAGGTGGAGGGAGCGCACCCGGCACTGCCCGCCGCCGCACTCGCCGTAACCGCCGCCATCACCGCCGCGGCCGCCGCACCCCGAGTCGCACCGCCGCACGCCACCCCCCACAACGCCCCGGCCCCGTCCTCGCACCCGCCCCGCGCCGCCCGCCGCCCCCTCTTCGGCACCCCGGCCCACGGCGCGTCCGCGGTGCTGGCCGGGCTGTACGGCGTGGTCGCCGGCGCCGCCCAATACGCCGCCGTACGGGACCCGCGCCCGGACCGGGTCCAGCTGGCGGTGCGAGGCGGCATCCACGCAATGGTGCCGCTCCAGGCCTCGTTGACGGCCCGCGCCGGTGCGGTCGCCGCGGCGGCCTCCGTGTCCGCCCTCCTGCCGCTGGCCCGGCGCCTGGGCCGGCGGGTGGCTGTCACATGA
- a CDS encoding ArsR/SmtB family transcription factor produces the protein MQRIHFTAEDLARTRLSPTLGQVAETVFALGLLGRPGSAAHLRWRHRLAQHLRQRTALAALVASPQGRLRAPGDLLCLVDAAPDEGDRALRALGLGRDEALAAVRDVWRYALAPYWNRVLNQLEHECNARGRITMTGGIDRLLETLHSKIQWQSPVLELPGPDRDVHLDGRGLVLVPSLFLVHQPAVLIRSLPESGGAALVFAVSPDFPQAAGLWDEPDNTGQALGALVGRTRAAALRALTASHTTSELAEALGISSAGASQHTAVLRESGLITTHRNRNTVLHTVTPLGMALLGMRVRESGRGSGNGEQRITGEFRQPAA, from the coding sequence GTGCAGAGAATCCACTTCACGGCAGAAGACCTGGCACGGACCCGGCTGAGCCCCACACTCGGCCAGGTCGCGGAGACGGTCTTCGCCCTGGGGCTGCTCGGCCGCCCCGGCAGCGCCGCGCACCTGCGCTGGCGTCACCGGCTGGCCCAGCACCTGCGCCAGCGCACCGCGCTCGCCGCGCTGGTCGCCTCGCCCCAGGGCCGGCTACGGGCGCCCGGGGATCTGCTCTGCCTGGTCGACGCGGCCCCCGACGAGGGCGACCGTGCTCTGCGGGCCCTAGGTCTGGGTCGTGACGAGGCCCTGGCCGCCGTGCGGGACGTGTGGCGGTACGCCCTCGCCCCGTACTGGAACCGGGTGCTGAACCAGCTGGAGCACGAGTGCAACGCCCGCGGCCGCATCACCATGACCGGTGGGATCGACCGGCTCCTCGAGACCCTGCACTCCAAGATCCAATGGCAGAGCCCGGTCCTGGAGCTGCCGGGACCCGACCGGGACGTCCACCTGGACGGACGGGGGCTGGTCCTGGTGCCGTCCCTGTTCCTGGTGCACCAGCCCGCCGTGCTGATCCGCTCCCTGCCGGAAAGCGGCGGGGCTGCCCTGGTGTTCGCCGTGTCGCCGGACTTCCCCCAGGCCGCCGGATTGTGGGACGAGCCCGACAACACCGGGCAGGCGCTCGGAGCGCTGGTGGGCCGGACCCGGGCGGCGGCCCTGCGAGCCCTCACCGCCTCGCACACCACCTCCGAACTCGCCGAAGCGCTCGGCATTTCCTCCGCGGGTGCCAGCCAGCACACCGCGGTTCTCCGGGAGTCCGGACTCATCACCACGCACCGCAATCGCAATACCGTCCTGCACACCGTGACCCCCCTCGGAATGGCCCTGCTGGGCATGCGCGTACGGGAATCCGGACGCGGTTCCGGAAATGGTGAACAGCGCATCACGGGTGAGTTCCGGCAGCCCGCGGCATGA
- a CDS encoding AfsR/SARP family transcriptional regulator yields the protein MRQRALLARLLLEQGRVVSVDSLVAEVWDGRPPRTARTQVSICVAALRKLFRGAGCTDEVIETVQPGYRLNIAGHRVDTVEFAREVESGYSLGQEGRLVEAAEVLKGALRLWRGPALSDVPAQFAETAAVHLSEQRLLATEQLMTIRTELGEHRAIIGELSALLHAHPLREQLRATLMRAQYRAGQRAEALRTFREGRALSIDELGLEPGALLQALHDAILNDTVPAPSADLHSVTEPVVAPSELPLNAADITGRHRELRALDDLLAQTARRRTAVCFISGSPGIGKTALAVHWGRENARHFPDGQLYVDLREAASGSPERTALTVLQRFLRSLGVHHDHMPQDLGECSAAYRSTLADRRVLVIIDNAASFSEVEPLLPGGGQCCVLVAGLERFMHSRGATDLRLGPIGHADSVALLASIIGADRITAESEAVHRLLELCARLPLAIRAAGVRLENKPHWRIVDLVDRLADPERRLETLSHGETSLRDCFDRAVRRLPPDIAATYQALSVIPGDDFDVRTASEVLHTSVSDAEDRLERLVDLNLLEAGRRMRSVGCLSYRYAHLLRLHAGQLPAEQSLEAATLRLTNRIRRNAPTARVSAR from the coding sequence GTGCGCCAGCGCGCACTGCTCGCCAGGCTGCTTCTGGAGCAGGGACGCGTGGTCTCCGTGGACTCCCTCGTGGCGGAGGTCTGGGACGGACGGCCCCCGCGCACGGCCCGCACCCAAGTGTCGATCTGCGTGGCCGCCTTGCGCAAGCTGTTCCGCGGCGCCGGCTGCACGGACGAGGTCATCGAGACGGTGCAGCCCGGCTACCGGCTGAACATCGCCGGGCACCGCGTCGACACGGTGGAGTTCGCCCGGGAGGTGGAGTCCGGCTACAGCCTGGGGCAGGAGGGCCGGCTCGTGGAGGCCGCCGAGGTGCTCAAGGGAGCGCTGCGGCTATGGCGCGGGCCGGCGTTGAGCGACGTACCGGCGCAGTTCGCCGAGACAGCGGCGGTGCACTTGTCGGAGCAGCGGCTCCTCGCCACCGAACAGCTCATGACCATCCGCACCGAGCTGGGAGAACACCGCGCCATAATCGGCGAGTTGAGTGCCCTTCTGCACGCCCACCCGCTGCGGGAGCAGTTGCGGGCCACCCTGATGCGCGCCCAGTACCGGGCCGGCCAGCGCGCCGAGGCGTTACGCACCTTCCGCGAGGGACGCGCCTTGTCCATCGACGAACTCGGCCTCGAACCAGGGGCCTTACTCCAGGCGCTGCACGACGCCATCCTCAACGACACCGTTCCCGCTCCGTCGGCCGACCTGCACAGCGTCACGGAACCCGTGGTAGCCCCCTCCGAACTCCCACTGAACGCCGCCGACATCACCGGTCGGCACAGGGAACTGCGGGCGCTGGACGACCTGCTGGCCCAGACCGCGCGTCGGCGTACGGCCGTCTGCTTCATCAGCGGCAGCCCCGGCATCGGGAAGACCGCGCTGGCCGTGCACTGGGGCCGCGAGAACGCACGGCACTTCCCCGACGGGCAGTTGTACGTCGATCTGCGGGAGGCCGCCTCGGGTTCGCCCGAGCGCACCGCCCTCACGGTGCTCCAGCGCTTCCTGCGCTCCCTCGGCGTCCACCACGACCACATGCCGCAGGACCTCGGCGAGTGCTCGGCCGCGTACCGCAGCACCCTCGCCGACCGGCGGGTGCTCGTCATCATCGACAACGCCGCCTCGTTCTCCGAGGTCGAGCCGCTGCTGCCGGGAGGCGGACAGTGCTGCGTCCTGGTCGCGGGCCTGGAGCGGTTCATGCACAGCCGGGGCGCCACCGATCTGCGCCTGGGGCCCATCGGGCACGCGGACTCCGTCGCGCTCCTCGCCTCGATCATCGGAGCGGACCGGATCACGGCCGAGTCGGAGGCCGTGCACCGCCTGCTGGAGCTGTGCGCCCGGCTGCCGCTGGCGATACGGGCGGCGGGCGTCCGGTTGGAGAACAAACCGCACTGGCGCATCGTGGATCTGGTGGACCGACTCGCCGACCCCGAGCGCCGCCTGGAGACGCTCAGCCACGGCGAGACCTCCCTGCGCGACTGCTTCGACCGGGCCGTGCGCCGGCTGCCGCCCGACATCGCCGCCACCTACCAGGCCCTCAGCGTGATCCCCGGCGACGACTTCGACGTGCGCACCGCTTCCGAGGTGCTGCACACGAGCGTCTCGGACGCCGAGGACCGGCTGGAACGGCTCGTCGACCTCAACCTCCTCGAAGCCGGCCGCCGGATGCGCTCCGTCGGCTGCCTGAGCTACCGCTACGCACACCTTCTGAGGCTGCACGCCGGGCAGTTGCCGGCCGAGCAGTCCCTGGAGGCGGCGACCCTGCGGCTGACCAACCGCATCCGCCGCAACGCTCCGACCGCCCGCGTCAGCGCCCGGTGA
- a CDS encoding acyl carrier protein has protein sequence MTAHSHTVSEIVVRHWLAERIGILLDRAGHEIQPDVLMAEYGLDSLQAVALAGEAEDRWGLPVDPDVAWQYPTVALLAAHLAARIADGD, from the coding sequence ATGACCGCGCACTCGCACACCGTGTCCGAGATCGTGGTCCGCCATTGGCTCGCCGAGCGCATCGGCATCCTCCTCGACCGGGCCGGCCACGAGATACAGCCGGACGTCCTGATGGCCGAGTACGGCCTCGACTCCCTCCAGGCGGTCGCCCTGGCAGGGGAGGCCGAGGACCGCTGGGGCCTGCCCGTGGACCCCGACGTCGCCTGGCAGTACCCCACCGTCGCGCTCCTCGCGGCCCACCTCGCCGCACGGATCGCCGACGGCGACTGA
- a CDS encoding fatty acyl-AMP ligase, which produces MSEVSTAANATEILRYWAAERPAQDALIWVRDPERRDAVHLTHAELDTRARQLAVRLRRRFPAGSRILLLCQPAEFIVPFVGCLYAGTVAVPAPLPGRFPHERRRVSAIAADSRASAVLTDTANLPAVRDWAHQEDLDELPLLVADAADLPAPDGWKPPAADRGTLALLQYTSGSTGTPKGVMISQGNLLTNAATLCSTLEVPEGARFGGWAPQFHDMGLMAQTLPALFHGSTCVLMDPTAFLKRPHHWLRMIDTYDVVWSAAPNFGYDYCCRKVTDEQIQGLDLSRWRYAVNGSEPVQAGTTTEFAKRFAAAGFRPEAASPCYGLAESTVFVSGAPPREPVVTTIDGDALARREFRPVPTAAGGRDLPSNGTAHGFDVAVVDPETRRRLPAGRIGELWLRGPNVAQGYWGDEDATDVTFRATTADGDTGYLRTGDLGTVHDGELYVTGRIKDVMIFRGRNLYPQDIEHELRTSHPELANVGAVFTAPVHPSDPRDPEAALVVTHEVRAGLGEPRLAALATALRQTVARDFGVVPAAVLLLRRGAVRRTTSGKIERSAMRDLFTTGRLDSEYAAVITPGEPR; this is translated from the coding sequence ATGTCGGAAGTCAGCACCGCTGCCAATGCCACGGAAATCCTTCGGTATTGGGCCGCCGAACGCCCCGCACAGGACGCGCTCATATGGGTGCGCGATCCGGAGCGGCGGGATGCCGTGCATCTCACTCACGCAGAACTCGACACCCGCGCCCGGCAGCTCGCCGTGCGGCTCCGGCGCCGTTTTCCCGCCGGGTCCCGCATTCTGCTGCTCTGCCAGCCCGCAGAATTCATCGTCCCGTTCGTCGGCTGCCTGTACGCCGGGACGGTCGCCGTACCGGCCCCCCTGCCCGGCCGCTTCCCGCACGAGCGCAGGCGGGTCAGCGCGATCGCCGCCGACTCGCGGGCGTCCGCCGTCCTGACCGACACCGCCAACCTCCCCGCCGTCCGGGACTGGGCGCACCAGGAGGACCTGGACGAGCTGCCCCTGCTCGTCGCGGACGCCGCCGACCTGCCGGCCCCCGACGGCTGGAAGCCGCCGGCCGCCGACCGCGGGACCCTGGCCCTCCTCCAGTACACGTCCGGGTCGACGGGCACCCCCAAGGGAGTGATGATCAGCCAGGGCAACCTGCTCACCAACGCGGCCACCCTCTGCTCCACCCTCGAGGTCCCCGAGGGCGCCCGGTTCGGCGGCTGGGCCCCGCAGTTCCACGACATGGGCCTGATGGCACAGACGCTGCCCGCCCTCTTCCACGGCAGCACCTGCGTCCTGATGGACCCGACGGCCTTCCTCAAGCGCCCCCACCACTGGCTGCGCATGATCGACACCTACGACGTGGTGTGGTCCGCCGCGCCCAACTTCGGCTACGACTACTGCTGCCGCAAGGTGACGGACGAGCAGATCCAAGGCCTGGACCTGTCCCGCTGGCGCTATGCCGTGAACGGCTCCGAACCCGTTCAGGCGGGCACGACGACCGAGTTCGCCAAGCGGTTCGCCGCGGCGGGTTTCCGTCCCGAGGCGGCCTCACCCTGCTACGGCCTGGCCGAGTCGACGGTGTTCGTCTCGGGAGCCCCGCCCCGCGAGCCCGTCGTCACCACGATCGACGGCGACGCCCTGGCGCGACGCGAATTCCGGCCGGTGCCCACCGCCGCGGGCGGCCGCGACCTGCCGAGCAACGGCACGGCCCACGGCTTCGACGTGGCCGTCGTCGACCCGGAGACCCGCCGCCGCCTGCCCGCCGGCCGGATCGGGGAACTGTGGCTGCGCGGCCCCAACGTCGCCCAGGGCTACTGGGGTGACGAGGACGCCACCGACGTCACCTTCCGCGCGACCACCGCCGACGGCGACACCGGCTACCTGCGCACCGGCGACCTCGGCACCGTCCACGACGGCGAGCTCTACGTGACCGGCCGCATCAAGGACGTGATGATCTTCCGCGGCCGCAATCTGTACCCCCAGGACATCGAACACGAACTGCGCACCTCCCATCCGGAACTCGCCAACGTGGGCGCCGTGTTCACCGCGCCCGTCCACCCGAGCGACCCCCGCGACCCCGAGGCGGCCCTCGTCGTCACACACGAGGTGCGCGCCGGACTCGGCGAGCCCCGCCTCGCGGCGCTCGCCACCGCCCTCCGGCAGACCGTCGCCCGCGACTTCGGCGTCGTCCCGGCAGCGGTGCTGCTGCTGCGCCGCGGTGCCGTCCGCCGCACCACCAGCGGCAAGATCGAACGGTCCGCGATGCGCGACCTGTTCACCACCGGACGCCTGGACAGCGAGTACGCCGCCGTCATCACCCCGGGTGAGCCGCGATGA